atataataaaaatttagttaaaaagaTCAAATTACATGCAAGAGGCGACCGTCAAAATTAAGGTAAATTGTCCAAATTAACCAGAGGAGGGGTTTTGGGCTCAAGGACACCTTTAGTTTCAGCTTTACCATTTGGTATAATCGTTTCGTTTTTTCATAAAGTATTTTGTGGTAATTgcaaatcaaaactaaaaggGTGTCGCCACTTTTTAACCACTGCCCTATGCAAGTATTTATAACCACTGtttacataaatttatgaCGGATGAccttttgttaaatttaagatAGAACACTATAGTCGACTTTCCGACTATGCGATACCCGCTACTCAATAAGAAACTTTGAAAGAGACTGTAAGTCCGGTATAAAGTACAAAATAAAGGTCCCAAAGTCTAGATGATCATACCGACAAACAGACATGATCGAATCGTCTGTTGAAGCTGAtcaaatgtttgtttattggGTGGCGAAGGAAGTGCTTCCTCGTTTCAATTGGATACTATACTATTGAATACATTCTACGATTAATACTATACGAGTAGcggctatatatattttaattaggtCTTGGAAAATTCaaacattacaaaaataaaaaataactcaataaaaacaatttaaatcaaCACATACTTGTTGCTAAAACCAACCGgaagaaattattaattttgtgtgtgtgtgtttttttttttggcgtttTATAGATTGGTCGTTTTGTTCGGTAGGTTGCGGAAAAATAGAAGAGAACAACATGTTCACAATCGTTAAAAGAAACCAGTAACAATGGAATAGTCGAGTGGCCCGACTATGAGATAATCAGTAATTATAAGTTAGTTGAATAATCATTGGCGTTCTAACTACATCAGGTATGTGAAAGCATCGCAGAAATCGACAgacaattttctttaaagaattttttttaattgcctgGTTGGTTAATGGAAGAAAATATCACAGCCCGAGTATGACATAACACTCGAAATATAGCCAGTTACGAATTTTGTTAACATTAACTATATATTAACTAGCAGTCGAAACAATTTATTGGCCGTTTTATCTCTGTAATAGCATACTCGGGTGATGATATTATAGTTAATTGCACCTCTAAACGAATAAGCTTTGTTAAACAATTTCAAGATGtgttgttttatattaaatgttaCTTTTAGTTAATGTGATGTAATTTAAAGCCTTATAtgttatatttcaaaaaatccTGAGCCGATTAATGTAAATTGATACCCTTAGATATTAGTAGAGAcgtaaaattttgttgaaataacgaattttggaaaaaaagggataattttgttaaataattttagtaaCGGCTTAAATACCTCAATACACTgtctttgaaaacaaaaataaacaaattaaaccaaacatgtctaattaaaaaagaggatgttaaaataatgtattagTTATTAGTATAGAAATTCGCATATGTTAATACGAATTTTTATTGATAAGTACATTGAATGAAATAATATCGTTAAAGTTTCAAAGATTAACAAACCTCTTGTCCTTCCTGGATGACGATTAAACATAAAGCATCATTATTGCGAGATATTTGGTAGATTTGGTCAGTagaacagcaaaaacaaagagatatatttatttataagataGTTCTACAatgaattttcaattgtttgttCATGTAAAAATCGGAGTTGTAAATAATTGGGGATAGCAAGTGTTCGTTGCGAATAAATCTTGCAGAATCAGAAAGACTGGAGCGAAATTTCTCTTTAACTGCTCTAGAAAGATTTCTGACCAAAGTTATAATCACATTTATATACAACAATCAGTCAGATAAAGGCACATTGTGATAGTGTGATAAGAGGCAGTTAATGAATCCAATAAGTGTATTGATAAACCTTAGTGTTGGAGCACATTATCTAGACAATGTCTCCTTATTgattattggtttttaaatacgcacCTCGTCGCCGTTTTCCTGAGTCTCTTGCTTTTCGGGATAGACACCAGCTCGCAAGAAGGAAGCTTTCCACGACTCCACATCCTCGACAGTCTCGCAGGACAGCTCCAGTTGTTTGTAGTCCTAAAATAGCGCGTGTTTAAAAGCGTCGAGGCAAAAAcagataaaaaacaaaaccatttATGAtacaacattaaaaataatcattttttgtattcaatAGATAATCAGattaaaaagttaagttcGTTATATTAATTTGGctgtttagttttgtgtttggTTTTGTTAGAGCAATGACGACTATCGATCACTGCAAGAAATacattataaaacaaaaaaaaaaaaatgggttaaaaGCTCTGAGTTTCTTAAGAACAACGCCTTCGTATCGATATTTAAATGCTTGAATAAAGTATATGACATTTTTCAATAATACGCgcttgttttataaaattaatagagTTAAAGTTCCCACGATTCtgtattacttttaaaaatataagacgATCAATCCCCATGATCGAAAAATGGGATAGAAAACGTGGAGAAATTtttgaaacatattttatttatctctTACCATCTGGTACTCCCAAAAGGACTAACCAAACACTATCTGTTTTTTATGGATAGAATTCACTGCTTATTAGGCAGATAACACTAAACCCAAATTCATctgcttttaatttgaattggACCTGGACATATCTATatataaacacttttttttctaaatttgtgCCTCTTTCAGTTTGTATTCGGATAACAATAATTGCATCTGGAACTTTGGCAAAAATTCATCTTACAAAAATCTAGTAGAGAGAGGAAGTTAGGAAGCGGATCGTAGTAAACTATACATTTTAAGAAACTCGTAACGAAACGTAGGCAGACAACGGACTTCTCTGCTTCAGGATGGATTTTGGGCATGTCCTGTCCCTCCATTGCTTGTGTACAAATACCCATTGTAGAATTCCCATTTCGAAAGTCATTGTCGAGCAGTGTAGCCTAATAGCCCCGTCTGCGCATCTGTTGTGGAATTGTTGACCGACTGTTTACGCTAATGCAGCAACAAATGATAACTATAACAAACATGAAaagtttaagaaaaattaatattgtctGGTGTCGCTTTTGTCGGCATTGACTTCATAGATTCAACTGGGAAGTGATTCATTGATTATTGAGAAATTCAATATTTCGCTCCGGAATCCGGGATTTTACGGTCCGTGAAGTTGGCTGAAAACGCGATTTCAAGTTAACAAACAAGTTTCGAAAGGTGCAGTTGCTCCAAGGCATCTTTAAAATGCTCGTACACTGCTCGTGGATCATGACGTAATGCCTTCAAAACTATGAGTTACTAATTTTGggtcaaaaatattaaaaatcaaaattaaaaatgtgttagGGTATGTAAAAACATTGCTGTTGTACATAAAACATGAAATTTCGAACAAAGAAATTGAATGTTATAATTAAACGGGTAGAAAAGCTAGCGGCGGCATTTAAAACAGGAGAGGAAGTTGTATTTTCTTGCAGTTATTAGCGAAAATGTATTAGTGCGTTTGCATTTTACTTCCCGTGACAGTCTTTACAGGAAAAAAATGCGTTCGAAAAGGTAATAGATAGCTTTTACACTTAGCGAAATGAGCGTGAGAAATAGTcatcaaaattttataaatgggATTTTTAATGCCAAAAACACCACTTGACTTCCAATGAAGGACTTACTGCGTTTACTGCgttttaactaaaattaaaataccctctcAAATAGTAATCACTATATATCTGCTAAAAAACCATGAATAGAGCGTATGTGCAAATAACAAATCTGGTTTTAAAGCCATTTACTGCCTCTACAAACTGACACGGTGATCAATATCAACTAGAAATGGAAACGGATGAAGGAGGAATTAATTGTTCGTGACAAAtctcccaaaaaaaactatcaaTGCTCTTTAGTATTCCTATTAGATTGCTTAttttaagtataaaattcaacagcttaaatcttttcaataagcAGCTagataaataacaaatgtcGATGTCCTCAGATAACTAAAAAAGGTGTCAAGGCCTACAAAATGAGTATAGTCCAtaaacttatagaaaaatcacataaattacatattttagaTCATTACTCCTAAAGCTTTTTTTGTGCTCTTCAAGTGTATGTTTTATCCTGCTAATGAGCAAAAATGGATCTCGAAAATCGTTATTAGATATTTAGATTTCAGACAAATTCACCATTATCTATCAGAAAGAAAGCTATACCATAACGATTTTCGAACGAACTTAATGTTAATTCGTGTGTGCGTTTTTGAAACTTTTGCCAAGTTTCtagaaaattcaattttctgaCTAATGCTTTGAAGTGTATAAGCTTTAAGTACAATTAATTGATTGAATAATGGTGTGTGACTATTTTTGGCGCGATTCATTATGTATCAAAAATTGTAGTGAACTTTGCAGCAAGCTTATCAAGcatcacaaaataaaaaggcaaaagGAGTTTACGACTTAGCAAACTCCTTTGCCTTCAATTTGACTTAAATGTTGATAAAAACatagtaatttttatattatacaaaaaaataattaattgatcTCTTGCCCTATTTAACCAAAGGATTCAAATTGGGATTGGTATACAATggaaatttgaattattttcaaaagtatCACAAAAATTacgttttgttgttttagttgtttagttattttgatttaaagtttttctctggttttggttttgtttctgaaatcatttaaaactcatttttttgtatgttaacaaaaattactAACCTTATAAACATTACGTCCATCGGGACtaaataaagcaaatgtaaCACGTCTAGACATTGACATAAATCCCTGTTCAATATCACGCAATTTTAAACCATCCAACGGCAGcataaatttcttttctttctcatCCTCGTCCTTGTACCAGGAGATACTCTCGGATGTTAACACAAACCAATAGGGACGCGATCCACCTgcaaaacacatttaaaagtCAATAAATGCCCAGGCGAGTAATGCTGTTAACTATAAATATCTGCAAATCTGCACAAGCACATTTAAATACTGGATAAAACTAAATGCTGAACTGAACGCATTATTGCAGACATCGCACACACAATTCCCTATCAAGTAGGCTGAATCATGTAGCTAAATTGTTGTACATACCTTTCATGATACCAAGGTTTTGTATGACCATGTGACCCTTGCGAATAACTTGGTTGCCAAGCTGACGAGTGCCAGTTTTATTGGCATTCTCTGATTTGTTTTGAGCGCTATAACCAAACAGAGCAAACAAAATCAGTTACGAAATAAATAGATAGCTAACTAATAGTAGCTGTTAATACACACTTGGCGAAACCAATGAAATCCTCATGGTTGGTGTTCATGTAGGCCAGCTCAAAATCGATAAGCAGAAGAATTTGTTCCTTGCAACTGTGCTCGCGTTGGCGAACATGTGTTGTGATAATACGTTCTGTTTCCTCACGTAAACGTGGGTATCGACTCATCTGTTTCGAATGATCAATAAATATTAGCCATGGGGGTATGCTTTACATCAAATCAAATTAGTCAACTTACTTTAGCTGTGCACATGCGCACAACCACCGAAAGTTCCTGCACGACTAGATCGACACACTTTATTACCGGCTCCTTGAGCAATGCAATTTGCCTTTTAACAATGGCCTCGAACGCCATGTCGGGTGTGAAGAGGCCAACGCGAATACCGTGAATGTTTCGAATTGCAAATGAGATCTCTCGTCGTAATTCCTTTTCATCGCAAGCCATCTTAACTATCTCGAAGCGTAGTCTAAAACGGACAAAGTGTTGTTATGTTatgatataatataaatatagcaTAAATCATAAAGCTTTAGTGAAACTTGCCGCTCATGGAAAATGCGATTGATCTTGGCGCCACCTGAGAGCTCATTTGTGTTGACCAAAGCCGAGCCACTGCCTTCAATTGTTCGCTCAAAGTCGGACTGCAGCTGCTGAATCATTCTGTGGAGAGTAAATGTACACATTATCCAACAGTAATGCAGTCAAATTGATTTATACATACTGGAGCATAGCCTTTGTCTTGATGCTGGCATCGCCTGGCTGAAAGTGTTTGAACTCTTCAACCTCCTTCTCCAAGGTGAGCATCTGCTTTTGCAACTTGTCTCGCAAGCCAGGTAACGTGTCCCGTATGTGGTTAGTGAGTTGTTGGTTGAGGACCCTTTGCAAGTAGGGAGTTCCAAGACGGTCGGCCATGTGACGGTAGGATGGATGGCTCAAGAAGAACTTGCGCTCGGCGGCAAGTGCCTGGTGGATATCCTTGCGTCCCTCGATATCCTTCTGTGAGCGATTCACCACGCCAATGTAGCCGCGGCGCAGGGGAAGCAGCTTGTTCTCGAGAATGTCACGGGCATCGGTGCCCTCGTCCATAAGATCGAGCTTTGTTATCACACCGATGGTGCGCACTCCCTGCGGATCCACCTCCTTTGCCAGCTTGAGCGCATCCGAGTTGGCCAGATCGGTGTTGGCCGGGGTCACAGCCAGAATTAAGCAAGTCTCTTTGCGAATAAATTGGAATATCAtctgcttaatttgctgctcaATGTCTACTGGCTGATCGCCGATTGCCACCTTTGTTAGGCCTGGCAAATCAATCAGAGTCAGATTGAGGACATGCGGCGAATACACGCGCAAATTAATTGGAATGTTTGAAATGCCTTTGTTACTTCCGGTCACACGATCCGTTTCATCTTCGATTTCTTTTCTGATCTCATCAAAGCTTGTAAACTTTTTGCCTTTGCAGTGAAGGAACTCGCCATGCTCTGAAGACAAATTAAACATGAGCAATATAAAACAAAGGAATCGAGTGTGTGATCAACTTACCGGTAACTCCATTGATCAGTTGCAATATTAGAGGTCTACGGGTCACAATACCAGAGCCTCGGGGCAAGAAATCTctgcaaaaattataaacaaattattgaagGAGATATTCATGGGCTATCTTATTTAACTAATCTAGACCCCACTCTTTGGGCCCTTATTCTTAACACAATAAGAATGGTATATTCTTTAATGTACTGTTGAGATTAAAGAaaagattttgaattttcagGTCTTCAAaacgtttgtttttattgctaaaTAAGAAATGCTTAAAGcaaaaacatgttttattCGTTATTGAATACTTTTGTTCATATGAATCTGATATAATCTCAAATAATAACCTGAGCTGAAAAGCCTAGCTGCCATAGCCTAACTTCCTTTGTTAattagtaattttaattactggTTAGCTCGccctaaataaataaataaataaataaatctcaaATAATCgttacataaattttttttcaatttgaaataaacGTGTTTTAGTATTTTTGATTATAAGCTGATAGAAACATTTGCAATTTGGTCTACAAGTAAGATTGGACCACTGAATCGAAGGCTTTTCTTTTAATCTATGCAAATcgtgtataaataataaatcggCTTTAGTAATAAAATGCTTAAGAATTCGAGGACAAGAAATCTAacgattattattaattttttcatcaaaatttatgtgttattttatttttaaaattaagcaatagCTTAAGTTCtttatgataattttaaatattacaatattaaaaaaaagattttggTTTTGCCGAAACTGGCTTCCTCTCTcttctctgtttgattggtctGTATGTAATATGGGTATAGGAAACCACCCTAATTGACATACATACAATACAAGTGTATAAAAACGGCGCATGCGAATTCTATCTGGACTATTTTGAACATTGTGAGCTTATGTAAGCACAAAATTTACATGGTTTAATGCAGTCCGTAAGTTTATACATATCTCGATGATGGGTAGATTTATTTCTGCATTTTCAGcaatatttcaaatatgcaTAAACTTGTTACCAAACATGTCATATGTATGCGGTTTCTTGGCCATGAAATACAAAGTTTGTATCAGTTAAACCCATACCCCTATATAgaatttcttattatttttacgaGCCGAATTGGTTGCGAATCGAGAATGTAAAGCGTGCAGCAAAAGAAGCATTTATGCTAGCGTACAATCATTTGCCTTATCTATATAAGGGCGTAAGCCATTGTTTTCATTATGTTTGTATTTAGAGTGGACACTCGCCAACAAAGAAAAATGAGAGACAGCGCAGGCATGTAGATACAAATGAGAGCTGCGACACAAATAACGGTCGTATTGCGTATTGATACATACATTTTAGATTTTTGCGTTAACCAATTCGATATTTGGCTCAAATCCGTGCATTGTATATCTTTGACCTTTGGTTTAAATGTCAGGCATGCACTCTCAAGAAAGATACATTTTCTTATCAGCTTAATTAGGTTAACGCCGctgataataaatatttggccaTTACTCACCACCCACTTATGTACGGGGGTATTTCTATGTGCACCTGTTTGAAATTCAACGATTATTGATTGCTGAGTTCTTATCAATGAACAAAAGTACCCAGAAAGATGGTTTCAAATTGATTCATGTAATATGTGCGGAATTACTTGTAGTTCCCTGGACTTAAATAATCAATTGATTCATTTTCGTATAGTTTTCGGACAAAGTTGAGCCCGGACCAGAGAAAAATCGATTTGCTGCAGCTCTTGGCTGCTTCaccaataaaatgaaaaaaaaaaaaaaaaaaaattataaaaataaaccattgAACATTATTACATATATGTACGTATACTCACTTGCCAACGAAGTTCTCCAAAACAGAACTTTTGCCAGCTGATTGACCGCCGACCACCGCGATCTGCGGCAGATCCAATTGCATGTGCACGCCAAGCGATGTGAACGCATCTTGCAGCTTATTTACAATCGTTATAAGGCTATccattttcacaatttgtaTAGATTAGATTCTGC
Above is a window of Drosophila gunungcola strain Sukarami chromosome X unlocalized genomic scaffold, Dgunungcola_SK_2 000032F, whole genome shotgun sequence DNA encoding:
- the LOC128260560 gene encoding LOW QUALITY PROTEIN: dynamin (The sequence of the model RefSeq protein was modified relative to this genomic sequence to represent the inferred CDS: inserted 1 base in 1 codon), translated to MDSLITIVNKLQDAFTSLGVHMQLDLPQIAVVGGQSAGKSSVLENFVGKDFLPRGSGIVTRRPLILQLINGVTEHGEFLHCKGKKFTSFDEIRKEIEDETDRVTGSNKGISNIPINLRVYSPHVLNLTLIDLPGLTKVAIGDQPVDIEQQIKQMIFQFIRKETCLILAVTPANTDLANSDALKLAKEVDPQGVRTIGVITKLDLMDEGTDARDILENKLLPLRRGYIGVVNRSQKDIEGRKDIHQALAAERKFFLSHPSYRHMADRLGTPYLQRVLNQQLTNHIRDTLPGLRDKLQKQMLTLEKEVEEFKHFQPGDASIKTKAMLQMIQQLQSDFERTIEGSGSALVNTNELSGGAKINRIFHERLRFEIVKMACDEKELRREISFAIRNIHGIRVGLFTPDMAFEAIVKRQIALLKEPVIKCVDLVVQELSVVVRMCTAKMSRYPRLREETERIITTHVRQREHSCKEQILLLIDFELAYMNTNHEDFIGFANAQNKSENANKTGTRQLGNQVIRKGHMVIQNLGIMKGGSRPYWFVLTSESISWYKDEDEKEKKFMLPLDGLKLRDIEQGFMSMSRRVTFALFSPDGRNVYKDYKQLELSCETVEDVESWKASFLRAGVYPEKQETQENGDEEGQESASEESSTDPQLERQVETIRNLVDSYMKIVTKTTRDMVPKAIMMLIINNAKDFINGELLAHLYASGDQSQMMEESAESATRREEMLRMYRACKDALQIIGDVSMATVSQPLPPPVKNDWLPSGLDNPRLSPPSPGAPRKPAPSAQGTMGGRNPPLPPATGRPAPAIPNRPGGGAPPLPGGRPGGALXPPMLPSRVSGAVGGAITQQTGANRYVPESMRGQVNQAVGQAAINELSNAFSSRFK